TTTTATCTTGGATCAATTCCTCGATATAGGTCTTGCAAGCATTTATGGAAGCGCCTAGAAGAGCTTTTCCTTCTAAAGGGCACTCCCTTAATTTCTCAGCAAAACCGCGGAAAATTCCTTTCTTTCCTAAGTAACGAACCTTAAGATCGAAAAGATCTTTTGAAGAGTTAACTTGATCTAATTCAATACAAAATTGTTGCTTTGTAGCGTCAAGCTCCTCTTGAATCGTCATGAGATGTCTTTCCTAAACAGTCGCCTCTAATGCCTTTTTAGCTTGACTAGCTACTAGAGCGAACCCTTGTGGGTCATGAATAGCCATTTCAGATAGCATCTTTCTATTTAAATCGATACCAGCACACTTCAAGCCGCAAATCAAACGACTATAAGACAAACCATTAATTCTAGAAGCCACATTAAGACGTGCTATCCAAAGGCTACGAAAATCACCTTTACGGTCTTTTCTGTGCATGTAATTGAAAGCCATAGCT
This window of the Chlamydia sp. BM-2023 genome carries:
- the rplT gene encoding 50S ribosomal protein L20; this translates as MVRATGSVASRRRRKRILKQAKGFWGDRKGHFRQSRSSVMRAMAFNYMHRKDRKGDFRSLWIARLNVASRINGLSYSRLICGLKCAGIDLNRKMLSEMAIHDPQGFALVASQAKKALEATV